The following proteins come from a genomic window of Flavobacteriales bacterium:
- the rimM gene encoding 16S rRNA processing protein RimM, giving the protein MSKEDYSLLGRFAKTHGIKGEIVLKRDDLAFDFSVPDFIYIEINGLYVPYCISTILSKDKGFDIIQLEDLETIDDANLLLGANIFIPTTDELATSYDDSNPKSLITFEVIDEREGFIGNVSSILETKGQNILQIEFEGKEILIPHTEEIVTNIDRKNKRIDIEAPEGLIGLYI; this is encoded by the coding sequence ATGAGCAAGGAAGATTATTCTCTCCTTGGGAGATTTGCTAAAACACATGGTATTAAGGGTGAAATTGTCTTAAAAAGAGACGATCTCGCCTTTGATTTTTCTGTTCCCGACTTTATTTATATCGAGATTAACGGACTTTACGTTCCGTATTGCATATCTACAATTTTAAGTAAAGACAAAGGGTTTGATATTATCCAATTAGAAGATCTTGAAACAATCGACGACGCAAATCTGTTGTTAGGCGCAAACATATTTATACCAACCACGGACGAATTAGCCACATCCTACGACGATTCCAACCCAAAGAGCTTGATCACCTTTGAAGTCATTGATGAAAGGGAAGGCTTTATAGGAAACGTAAGCTCAATTCTTGAAACCAAAGGACAAAACATTCTTCAAATAGAATTTGAAGGTAAAGAAATATTAATTCCACATACAGAAGAAATAGTTACTAACATTGATCGTAAGAATAAACGAATTGATATAGAAGCTCCAGAAGGACTTATCGGTCTTTACATT
- a CDS encoding 30S ribosomal protein S16 translates to MATKIRLQRHGKKSKPFYYVVVADSRAPRDGKFIERLGSYNPNTYPITVELDVERALHWVKTGAQPTDTCRSILSTEGVLLRNHLDKGVVKGAMTEAEAETKFAAWTTERDKKSEVAKATGSKRKKNFAKKFGEPEPEAVIESPSEEAPVAEKAKEEAPAEAVVEEEVKEEAPVEAPTKEETPAAPAEEESKEEK, encoded by the coding sequence ATGGCTACAAAAATTAGATTACAACGACACGGAAAGAAAAGCAAACCTTTTTATTACGTAGTAGTTGCAGATAGCAGAGCCCCACGAGATGGGAAATTTATTGAACGTCTAGGATCTTATAATCCTAACACCTACCCTATTACTGTTGAACTTGACGTAGAACGAGCTTTACATTGGGTTAAAACAGGGGCTCAACCTACAGACACATGCAGATCGATTCTTTCTACAGAAGGTGTTTTATTAAGAAATCACCTCGATAAAGGTGTAGTAAAGGGAGCAATGACTGAAGCTGAAGCTGAAACTAAATTTGCTGCATGGACTACAGAAAGAGATAAAAAATCAGAGGTTGCCAAAGCAACTGGTTCAAAAAGGAAAAAGAATTTTGCTAAAAAATTCGGTGAGCCAGAACCAGAAGCAGTAATAGAAAGTCCTTCTGAAGAAGCTCCTGTTGCTGAAAAAGCAAAAGAAGAAGCTCCTGCTGAAGCTGTAGTTGAAGAAGAAGTAAAAGAAGAAGCACCTGTTGAGGCTCCTACTAAAGAAGAAACTCCTGCTGCACCTGCAGAGGAAGAAAGCAAAGAAGAAAAATAA